From Clostridiales bacterium, the proteins below share one genomic window:
- a CDS encoding glycoside hydrolase, giving the protein MGIQVKLNYNIKYQEIEGFGASGAWWAQDVGGWSNISEIMDFLYESKKGIGLNIYRYNIGAGYPCLTDDPWRSTQTIEVSPGLYDMNRDKNSINAMKEAVKHGATVELFSVSPPARLTKSGYSSGEASGKSNLSEENEDEYAKYLADITQLFFEKGIPVKYLSPINEPQWNWKSGQEGCHYEPGQVLDLSRKVTLELKKRKLPVKLSIDESGKWNDRDYTLSMYRTVMQDDLLSKAIDHFAVHSYWSNADDKREAAIYFSQFNNMLPLHQTEWCEMKNGNAKGMDAALVLAKTIHEDMTILSVSTWEAWLAVAKGDYRDGLVYVNTATEEYETSKRLWSFGNYSRFIRPGYRRIKAEIEDNNLLVSAYVSPKSDKTVIVFVNPSKEEKSIVFNGLNGKYSEVYETSVNYNCSLVKKIADLQSYILPSESVTTFVIQAK; this is encoded by the coding sequence ATGGGGATACAGGTAAAGCTTAACTATAATATCAAATACCAGGAGATCGAGGGCTTTGGTGCATCCGGCGCATGGTGGGCTCAGGATGTCGGCGGATGGAGTAATATTAGTGAAATTATGGATTTCCTTTATGAGAGTAAAAAGGGGATAGGGTTGAATATATATAGATATAATATTGGGGCCGGATATCCTTGCTTGACAGATGATCCCTGGCGTTCTACACAAACTATAGAGGTTTCTCCCGGATTATATGACATGAATAGAGATAAAAATTCTATAAATGCTATGAAGGAAGCAGTAAAGCATGGAGCTACAGTTGAATTATTTTCAGTTAGTCCACCGGCAAGATTAACTAAGTCCGGATATTCCTCCGGAGAAGCTTCTGGAAAATCGAATCTCTCGGAAGAAAATGAAGATGAGTATGCAAAGTATCTCGCCGATATAACTCAACTCTTCTTTGAAAAAGGTATACCTGTCAAATATTTAAGCCCTATAAATGAACCCCAGTGGAATTGGAAAAGTGGGCAAGAAGGTTGCCACTATGAGCCCGGACAGGTGCTGGACTTATCAAGAAAAGTAACTTTAGAACTTAAAAAAAGAAAGCTCCCTGTAAAACTTTCAATAGATGAATCTGGGAAGTGGAATGATCGTGATTATACCCTTTCGATGTACAGGACCGTAATGCAGGATGATCTGCTTTCAAAAGCCATTGATCATTTTGCAGTTCATTCTTACTGGTCCAATGCAGATGATAAAAGAGAAGCTGCCATATATTTTTCACAGTTTAATAACATGCTTCCTCTTCACCAAACAGAGTGGTGTGAGATGAAAAATGGAAATGCCAAGGGTATGGACGCAGCATTGGTCCTTGCCAAAACGATACATGAGGATATGACCATTTTATCGGTTTCTACCTGGGAGGCTTGGTTAGCTGTAGCAAAGGGCGATTACCGCGACGGCCTTGTATATGTTAATACAGCAACTGAAGAATATGAAACTTCCAAAAGATTATGGAGTTTTGGGAATTATTCCAGGTTTATCAGGCCGGGTTACAGGCGTATAAAGGCAGAAATTGAAGATAACAATTTGCTTGTATCGGCATATGTTTCCCCCAAGTCAGATAAAACTGTTATTGTTTTTGTAAATCCATCAAAGGAAGAAAAGTCAATAGTTTTTAATGGCTTAAATGGTAAATATAGTGAAGTATACGAAACATCAGTGAATTATAATTGCAGTCTCGTAAAAAAAATTGCTGATTTACAGAGTTATATATTGCCATCAGAATCAGTTACAACTTTTGTTATTCAGGCTAAGTAG
- a CDS encoding LacI family DNA-binding transcriptional regulator: MKKNITIYDIAKEAEVSPATVSRVITGSARVNIEKSRKIREIIDKYNFQPNALARSLLKKESKTIGIIMPSIDNPFFANIFLETEKLLTAEGYSIILCNAFNIDLESVYLKMLVEKQVDGIIFLGGRINMVRTNKQLADEMNAVLDKVPIVMINGRMSGVDCFKVRSDERAGIFSIIEYLISLGHKDIGLIGGISSITSTSIKHKALKYALKHFGLEYNKDWVIFSGFSIDDGLNAAKTLFSLSRIPTAVIAINDFVAIGAMKYAYSQGIKIPQDISLTGFDDSYLCDIVSPTLTSINHDIPKLTKTAVDMIAGKKSSREKVIETSLTIRQSCSKSKQY, encoded by the coding sequence TTGAAAAAGAATATAACAATATATGATATTGCAAAAGAAGCTGAAGTTTCACCCGCGACTGTTTCGAGAGTGATAACCGGCAGTGCAAGAGTAAATATAGAAAAAAGCCGTAAAATTAGGGAAATAATAGATAAGTACAATTTTCAACCTAATGCTCTTGCAAGAAGTCTGCTAAAAAAGGAATCAAAAACTATAGGTATAATAATGCCAAGTATTGACAATCCTTTTTTTGCCAATATATTTTTAGAAACAGAGAAACTTTTAACTGCCGAAGGTTACTCTATAATTCTCTGCAACGCATTTAATATTGATTTAGAGTCGGTTTATTTAAAAATGTTAGTTGAAAAGCAGGTCGATGGAATAATATTTTTAGGCGGCAGAATTAATATGGTAAGAACCAACAAGCAGCTTGCAGATGAGATGAATGCTGTGCTCGATAAGGTTCCAATCGTAATGATCAATGGCCGGATGAGCGGTGTTGATTGTTTTAAGGTAAGGAGCGACGAAAGAGCTGGAATTTTCTCCATTATAGAGTATCTTATTTCCCTTGGGCATAAAGATATAGGCCTTATAGGTGGAATATCTAGCATTACATCAACATCTATAAAACACAAGGCATTAAAGTATGCATTAAAGCATTTCGGACTTGAATATAATAAAGACTGGGTAATATTCAGCGGATTTTCTATTGATGATGGACTTAATGCAGCGAAAACTTTGTTTTCCTTAAGCAGAATACCTACGGCAGTTATTGCCATAAATGATTTTGTGGCAATTGGTGCTATGAAATATGCTTATTCACAGGGCATCAAAATTCCACAGGATATTTCGTTAACAGGTTTTGATGACTCTTATCTTTGTGATATTGTGTCACCCACTTTAACATCTATAAACCATGATATACCAAAACTTACCAAAACTGCTGTGGACATGATTGCAGGCAAAAAATCATCAAGAGAAAAGGTTATAGAAACAAGCCTTACTATCAGGCAATCATGTTCGAAATCAAAACAATATTGA
- a CDS encoding beta-galactosidase, translated as MNINENISIDKRGICINGQYKILLCASLFYFRIPMELWHDRIIKIKQLGYNCVDVYFPWNYHEISPEEWNFSGQRDADKFLKMLSDERMFVIARPGPYICSEWDGGGIPAWCLASPYPIREANGQFLKRVDAWYSKIIPVISRYQCGNGGTVVMVQLDNELDFFDCPDPGKYMEELKSIAARYGISVPVFGCAGQGSMKGATGFAQGVENTFNIYMNIKNASFEKYCGAIYKRMRVLNKPFLITETNKDYFTLRRELCCGAKLIGPYNQVAGYNFGFTNGINNWGKGKSPLSFITSDYGFNSDISPVGEYREKALEARLFSGLIKSLGSEIAVSLYKENHGFDINANFPGPDKYAVLELENGGMLICIPNIGDKNGTAYIKGNGVDFYVDVEPLRASILPVNIPLGEWDVNGMLVFSSAEIAGIYKHGNKVTFILYADRRCQALFDIPDAVSAEGEYIKDNKILLSGIGDNRIIRQGNKLIKIMITSRQEAARIESDLTVWKAEIPTAREAVEYKGIINASIKPASCSENVKESPVLYFEDYGLWRGYGIYKIKANPGFPLLLKGAADIVSAYDRDEYLGTRISGGQWQRYSSGKTGEWNFRVEIWGHSNFDDPRLKSLRLKSSKGIESAYEIIHEEDLSDCWYFDYIEGNIRVLLNKDVDIFQPLMNINSWNSTRTPMKALYSKNYIPSKYDCDSFVLEVEDNVAYSEVFVDGIKISRINPYDPYIDLSNYLTPGRQSKISVAVMKKDWSEPFGRPFILYCRKIKKCCFKAFDEGKILHYILESKGCNTHLPLKFIPGQIVVLCVDLDSIKHGCAYVHIEGKDIKFIAVFNGKIVGRIFLDGETSPCMVGGDSQRFYLPGPWFNKTGNKLYMLVEAIGSSPVFDKIVLEYLH; from the coding sequence ATGAATATTAATGAAAATATAAGCATAGATAAAAGAGGTATCTGTATAAACGGGCAATATAAGATTTTACTTTGTGCCTCTCTTTTTTATTTTCGAATTCCTATGGAACTCTGGCATGATCGCATCATTAAGATAAAACAATTAGGATATAACTGTGTAGATGTTTATTTCCCCTGGAATTATCATGAAATTTCTCCAGAAGAATGGAATTTTTCTGGTCAAAGGGATGCAGATAAATTTTTAAAAATGCTTTCGGATGAACGGATGTTTGTAATTGCAAGGCCGGGACCATATATATGTTCTGAATGGGATGGTGGGGGGATTCCTGCATGGTGTCTTGCATCTCCATATCCTATAAGGGAAGCAAATGGTCAATTTCTTAAGAGAGTTGATGCTTGGTATTCAAAGATAATTCCGGTGATTTCACGTTATCAATGTGGAAACGGTGGTACAGTTGTAATGGTGCAGCTGGATAATGAGCTTGACTTTTTCGATTGCCCCGATCCCGGAAAGTATATGGAGGAGTTAAAAAGTATAGCAGCGAGATACGGAATAAGCGTGCCAGTATTTGGATGTGCCGGGCAGGGTAGTATGAAGGGCGCGACAGGCTTTGCACAAGGTGTTGAAAATACATTTAATATTTATATGAATATTAAAAACGCTTCATTTGAAAAATATTGCGGTGCAATATATAAAAGGATGAGAGTTCTAAATAAACCTTTTCTTATAACGGAGACGAATAAAGATTATTTTACGTTGCGGCGTGAACTATGCTGCGGTGCCAAACTTATAGGTCCCTATAATCAGGTAGCAGGATATAATTTTGGTTTTACTAACGGGATAAATAATTGGGGGAAAGGTAAAAGTCCTCTCTCTTTCATAACAAGTGATTATGGTTTCAATTCAGATATTTCACCTGTAGGAGAATATAGAGAAAAAGCCCTTGAGGCCCGGCTTTTTTCAGGTCTTATTAAATCGCTTGGATCAGAAATAGCAGTTTCTCTCTATAAAGAAAATCATGGTTTTGATATAAACGCAAATTTTCCAGGGCCTGATAAATATGCCGTTCTTGAATTAGAAAATGGTGGAATGCTTATCTGCATTCCCAATATAGGCGATAAAAATGGAACTGCATATATAAAAGGTAATGGAGTAGATTTTTATGTTGATGTTGAGCCTTTAAGAGCTTCAATTTTACCTGTCAATATACCCTTGGGTGAATGGGACGTGAATGGAATGCTCGTCTTTTCGTCTGCAGAGATTGCTGGCATATATAAGCATGGAAATAAAGTCACATTTATTTTATACGCTGATCGTAGATGTCAGGCTTTATTTGATATTCCTGATGCAGTATCTGCCGAAGGTGAGTATATTAAAGATAATAAGATATTGCTATCCGGTATAGGGGATAATCGCATAATAAGGCAAGGAAACAAGCTTATAAAGATAATGATAACCAGCAGGCAGGAAGCTGCAAGGATTGAAAGCGATTTAACGGTATGGAAAGCTGAGATTCCCACTGCAAGAGAGGCTGTGGAATATAAGGGCATCATAAATGCCAGTATAAAACCTGCTTCTTGTTCAGAGAATGTAAAAGAATCACCCGTTTTGTATTTTGAAGATTATGGTCTATGGAGAGGATATGGAATTTACAAAATAAAAGCAAATCCTGGCTTCCCTCTGTTGCTTAAGGGAGCAGCAGATATTGTTTCAGCTTATGATAGAGATGAGTATCTAGGGACAAGAATATCGGGAGGTCAATGGCAAAGATACAGCTCCGGTAAAACAGGAGAATGGAATTTCAGGGTAGAGATATGGGGACACTCAAATTTTGATGATCCAAGATTGAAATCTTTAAGGTTAAAATCTTCAAAAGGAATAGAAAGTGCTTATGAAATAATACATGAAGAAGATTTATCCGATTGTTGGTATTTTGATTATATTGAAGGGAATATCAGAGTTTTATTAAATAAGGATGTTGATATATTTCAGCCATTGATGAATATAAATAGCTGGAATTCAACAAGGACTCCGATGAAAGCTTTATATAGCAAAAACTATATACCATCAAAATATGACTGTGATAGTTTTGTACTGGAGGTTGAAGATAATGTGGCATATTCTGAGGTATTTGTTGACGGCATAAAAATTTCACGAATAAACCCATATGATCCATATATAGATCTTTCCAATTATTTGACGCCGGGCAGGCAATCAAAAATATCTGTTGCTGTGATGAAGAAGGATTGGAGCGAGCCTTTTGGAAGGCCTTTTATTCTGTATTGCAGAAAAATTAAAAAATGCTGCTTTAAAGCTTTTGACGAGGGAAAGATTCTTCATTATATATTAGAATCCAAAGGCTGTAATACCCATTTACCCTTAAAGTTTATACCAGGTCAGATTGTTGTATTGTGTGTAGATTTAGATAGTATAAAGCATGGATGCGCATATGTACATATAGAAGGTAAAGATATAAAATTTATAGCAGTTTTTAACGGCAAAATTGTAGGCCGCATATTTTTAGATGGTGAAACTAGCCCGTGCATGGTTGGGGGAGATTCGCAAAGGTTTTATCTTCCGGGGCCATGGTTTAATAAGACAGGTAATAAATTGTACATGCTGGTTGAGGCAATAGGAAGTTCTCCAGTATTTGATAAGATTGTTTTGGAATATTTGCATTAA
- a CDS encoding small, acid-soluble spore protein, alpha/beta type, whose translation MSRRQGLMSDDLKFELAKELGVDDIVAKEGWEGVPSRQCGNLVKAAIRYAEKSLHEQQK comes from the coding sequence ATGAGCAGACGCCAGGGCCTTATGTCAGATGATTTAAAATTTGAATTGGCAAAGGAATTAGGTGTTGATGATATTGTTGCAAAGGAAGGATGGGAAGGCGTTCCATCGAGACAATGTGGAAACCTTGTCAAAGCCGCGATACGGTATGCTGAAAAAAGCCTTCATGAACAGCAAAAGTAA
- the ypeB gene encoding germination protein YpeB, with product MEQPIMRKRGIYSVIVAVLVVGVTTFACLIYIDRMQFGNRLQGKYQRELYDLTGNVQNLETDLSKVAVVSSSQQMTLLFGDIWRQAGAAADRVNALPITHTAISQTSKFLSQLSDFSYALIRGQGDGVKLTDKEWKTLSALKNNAAYLHEQLFSLQREMEDGNFKWSEIRYEGNEILKKAQTNIVDQKFTGIDKQMQSHPTLIYDGPFSENVLNITPKVNAERTITLDDAKKKVINIFGKDKVQKIGSYSSKGDGKISVYPFYVILKGRNKDSAVNVDISKHGGHLVYMLDPRDINSSTIDNKKAIDIGLKFLNNMGFKDMIPTFSQKDDNTIVISYVNTVTEGDTNVIIYPDQIKLKVALDNGEIVGIEAEKYLIAHSKRKIPSPKLTIDQAREKVSRTLKITNVRLAIIPLLSQREVFTYEFVGKSDNTTFIVYINAENGNEENILQIIDTPGGQLAM from the coding sequence TTGGAACAGCCGATTATGAGGAAAAGAGGAATCTATAGTGTTATTGTTGCTGTGCTGGTAGTAGGCGTTACTACGTTTGCATGTCTTATTTACATAGACAGGATGCAGTTTGGAAACAGGCTTCAGGGTAAATACCAAAGGGAATTATATGATCTGACAGGGAATGTGCAGAACTTGGAGACTGATCTTTCAAAGGTTGCCGTAGTGTCATCCTCACAGCAGATGACGCTGCTTTTTGGTGACATATGGAGGCAGGCCGGAGCCGCAGCCGACAGAGTAAATGCACTGCCGATAACGCATACGGCTATATCTCAGACAAGCAAGTTTTTATCGCAATTGTCGGACTTTTCTTATGCATTGATAAGAGGACAAGGCGATGGAGTAAAGCTAACAGATAAAGAATGGAAGACTTTATCTGCATTGAAAAATAACGCGGCATATCTTCACGAACAACTTTTTTCCCTGCAGAGGGAAATGGAAGATGGAAATTTCAAATGGTCCGAGATAAGATATGAGGGTAATGAAATTTTAAAGAAGGCACAAACCAATATTGTAGATCAGAAATTTACCGGCATAGACAAACAGATGCAGAGCCATCCCACGCTTATATATGACGGTCCGTTTTCTGAAAATGTCTTGAATATCACTCCCAAGGTTAATGCTGAGCGTACCATAACACTTGACGATGCCAAGAAAAAAGTTATTAATATTTTTGGAAAGGATAAGGTACAGAAAATAGGAAGTTACAGTTCAAAAGGAGATGGGAAAATATCTGTATATCCTTTCTATGTGATATTGAAAGGAAGGAATAAAGATAGTGCTGTTAATGTTGATATAAGCAAACATGGCGGACACCTTGTTTATATGCTGGATCCGAGAGACATAAACTCGTCCACCATCGATAACAAAAAAGCAATCGATATTGGCTTGAAATTTTTGAACAATATGGGTTTTAAAGACATGATACCGACATTTTCGCAGAAAGATGACAATACAATTGTTATAAGTTATGTAAATACGGTAACAGAAGGGGATACTAACGTCATAATTTATCCTGACCAGATTAAGCTTAAAGTAGCACTTGACAATGGGGAAATAGTAGGTATAGAGGCTGAAAAATATCTGATAGCCCATAGTAAAAGAAAAATACCTTCCCCAAAACTTACAATAGATCAAGCAAGAGAAAAAGTAAGCCGTACTTTAAAGATAACGAATGTAAGATTGGCTATAATTCCTCTTCTTTCACAGAGAGAAGTTTTTACATATGAATTTGTGGGTAAAAGCGATAATACGACTTTTATAGTATATATCAATGCTGAAAACGGAAATGAGGAAAATATCCTTCAGATTATCGATACTCCGGGAGGGCAACTGGCGATGTAA
- a CDS encoding glycosyltransferase has protein sequence MKILILSISAGSGHEIVAQSLKHFMESRIKNCSVEIIDALKYINPIIDRLIIGGYLKTIRNTPHIYGRLYNASNNDEYIGAVCNKFNDMLIKKVESLIDDTKPDVIVCTHPFHLKMLEPVKKKGLFEIPVIAIITDFSIHSFWIADFVDAYVIPQEDLKIELTSNGINDDRIYPYGIPVNMDFYKKIDRQSYLNELNLEDKTTFLLMGGGLGLGSIKCLFKMLIKSKLDIQIIAATGKNSRLKKQLEYASLNCAKKVKILGFTDKIYEYMSVSDLLITKPGGITISEAMAKEIPIAIISPIPGQEEENCNYLVKNGMAIILKEKENNIQEVYSLVNDKFWVENIKNNIKQKSKPHAIYNISNLIAGYAQKTSYISTKR, from the coding sequence ATGAAGATCCTTATATTATCTATTTCTGCAGGGAGCGGCCACGAAATTGTGGCACAGTCTCTCAAGCATTTTATGGAATCCAGAATAAAAAACTGCAGTGTAGAAATAATTGACGCATTAAAATATATAAATCCTATCATTGACAGGTTAATAATAGGCGGTTATTTAAAAACTATCAGAAATACGCCGCATATATACGGCAGGTTGTACAATGCATCAAATAATGATGAATATATAGGCGCCGTATGCAACAAGTTCAACGATATGCTTATAAAAAAAGTCGAATCTTTGATAGATGATACTAAACCGGATGTAATAGTATGTACGCATCCCTTTCATCTTAAAATGCTGGAGCCGGTAAAAAAGAAAGGTCTTTTTGAAATACCTGTTATTGCGATAATTACTGACTTTTCGATACATAGTTTTTGGATTGCTGATTTTGTTGATGCATATGTAATACCTCAGGAGGACTTGAAAATAGAACTTACATCAAATGGTATAAATGATGATAGAATTTACCCATATGGTATACCTGTAAACATGGACTTTTACAAAAAAATAGACAGGCAATCTTATCTTAACGAGCTAAACCTCGAAGATAAAACTACTTTTCTTCTTATGGGCGGCGGGCTCGGTTTAGGTTCGATAAAATGTTTATTCAAGATGCTTATAAAATCTAAACTCGATATACAGATAATCGCCGCTACAGGAAAAAATTCAAGGCTTAAAAAGCAATTGGAGTATGCATCTTTAAACTGTGCAAAAAAAGTTAAAATATTAGGTTTTACGGATAAAATCTATGAATATATGTCCGTTTCAGACCTCCTTATTACCAAACCTGGCGGAATTACTATAAGCGAAGCGATGGCCAAAGAGATACCTATTGCAATAATATCTCCAATACCAGGCCAGGAAGAAGAAAACTGCAATTATTTGGTTAAAAACGGCATGGCAATTATATTAAAAGAAAAGGAAAATAATATACAAGAGGTATATTCACTTGTGAACGATAAATTCTGGGTTGAAAATATAAAGAATAACATCAAGCAAAAGTCTAAACCCCATGCTATTTATAATATATCAAATCTTATAGCCGGATATGCCCAAAAAACATCATATATAAGTACAAAAAGGTAG